The following proteins are co-located in the Paralichthys olivaceus isolate ysfri-2021 chromosome 10, ASM2471397v2, whole genome shotgun sequence genome:
- the LOC109646302 gene encoding trichohyalin isoform X1, producing the protein MEQQERAELQWEVCRLQEKLAESQAEREELESRSRALNDRLCQSVSPSLALSMHMEGEQREWRRRVREGREREARQALLIHRLQNKVVEYRDRCQRLDLQLQNQHTQLINTEQRIRDEHSDSLESTLIRLEEEQQRSVGLAETNALLREQLGQSEHANQALRQDLQKLTADWSRAVEEAEQRESDWLREKKCVSGGVGHHQAQLLSVWRSVVSLRRVCHSVKTAADRDLWQLRAEFSRLSSSLLSSCDSVSSALRLNAPHIQLSPSSSSLPPPDLAPPSPLSSTLSSTLLLPHPDSSDSEPPLVSSSSLGTFVLAELEQRREELERPLQETEVSQLKERIVELSRSLQEEHVLREEREREVERHRETERSLQSVSRAVISLSRVLSSCSRSVCVSSDSVLSLDLSSLLSVLSQTESTLQRRHQELQGAELSLRRLSEENTTLQLRMKQLKDDNQQLQTHTKHSQLELTHTLDTLSREREMLSSLRLQVEEVQMSEEEVRRENNRLRSERERQEERNRRLETETHRRYPAFIRRVETELLENVQLTERDSLQRMEIHTLKGALEREQLDKQRAEEETADARDALQKSRECVLRLSSVECALKQEVDEGRDAVDKMATLNSALESDKRELNKQLLQLGCDLTDSQSQLHALRSEVSSLHKEVKTLTSDCSQLRAHKELEADIVHQLRERGSEMERIMEEKKRELASLMEERENDGRQQEEMSSRFALVCAELKEAQEQLQRTREKERKREQEEQERESRRQQERESRRQQEDKELLELRSLSVSLHQQLAQQQKHLSQSEVDRCQLITHVQTVQDVKQTLQGEMACLREELEEMTARRERSEEEREVLKEKMERLTEEVEELRRTRMEEEEERKKERAAWQREREALNEDLGMRDGEVEALRRRKEGLTEEKEERQREVERLTGELMERTMQISQMMERIQRAERERENLEEEVKKTELSLREEEVRREDRRREDERQKEKEIEALCDRMERLEREKEEREGEGERWRMRVEEVEEEISTLRKREEEERGTVERLLGRVEEVKREREEERKKNERLKEEKEEAVGGLSKRLKENVGEMELLRVRLNVAKEEYEEVKEEVQRRERSLERQMNAVREREEEVEELKERLRLLEEQEEEGVREQEEVKEKLKLMQEREEQLEILLRETQDLLEEERREGGEKDDRISLLVRELQEAQAESDGVKRRVREDEEVNDRLEEEVKEWREKVKLSTTESTKISSLLKEREEEVQQLREEREEERKEKEEERREREERRRRMDIKLMELEEEKRGLEEEREQEREEKRRLEEKVKEVKEEQEEEREEKRRMENRLRVMQEEREVEEKELWRVKEEKRRLEDKLKERLKEMELQREVLRSKEEEKRKLEDEVKKTKEEQGEKRDQHLLVEERGRARVRELEEEKTGLMVELRKREREVTALMEEVKREQREKKDAQEEVQREQRRSEETLDKWRQTEEIEEELRRSEREVSLLTEEVQEAQREKKGVQKELMRRREEVTDLREELQRERDGAQEELRRRREEVTGAQREKEELEEKLKRMEGEMMALREEVQREQRKNEETEEKLRQTEEVQEELRRRERQMFVLREEVQAEEREKKGVQKELMRRMEEMTALKEEVKREQRKKEETEKNLRRTDEEVITLGEEVHRERRRREEVQEELRGAQQSVEVMTENLRSLQSQVCDLSRSKERSKQEVKEKEQERQQMKEGLREALEEMTKLKVLLQESHTEGERLRSALKDKKEEVENLRTVREEVERQREEVEKERGQLEELRARTKALERRRREVIEGLEEALHAKEKAEEYRREAEECWRSRLEEMEEEKRVKLREIQTVKERHEEVVKEWTARREVEESRAELSRVRATAAMLEEERDGQEEEEQITSLLQEKKEVKRLLRLRETEVDTLTRRTEELEKDRDRVRLALERTEAAVIDYKERSHQQEQSSGERPNSGEGVGDRLVVLQRLVAELELEQKRLSKKNSHLENTKEKLKRERHTLRDTLRQVEDERTRLRQQLIVSSRSQESTDTTEEERLQSRVMELEEQVSQLHLSLAVDQQQRAEFIQQSSRNSEWLLSLRHDLSDSLAIVTHCPIPSVLESETQRLDRSLKEEELRMSLSQS; encoded by the exons atggagcagcaggagagggCGGAGCTCCAATGGGAGGTGTGTCGTCTGCAGGAGAAGCTGGCGGAGAGTCAGGCAGAAAGAGAGGAGCTGGAGTCGAGGAGCAGAGCTCTGAACGacagg ctgtgtCAGTCAGTGTCTCCCTCGCTTGCCCTCTCTATGCATATGGAGGGGGAGCAGAGGGAGTGGAGGAGGCGGGTgagggaagggagagagagggaggccaGACAGGCCCTGCTCATCCACCGCCTGCAGAACAAG GTGGTGGAGTACAGAGATCGATGTCAGCGTCTGGATCTTCAGCTGCagaatcaacacacacaactcatCAACACTGAG CAGAGGATCAGAGATGAACACAGTGACTCTCTTGAGAGCACCCTCATCAGGCTGGAAGAGGAacagcagag gtcaGTCGGTCTGGCTGAGACCAACGCTCTCTTGCGGGAGCAActcggccaatcagagcacGCCAACCAGGCCCTGAGGCAGGACCTCCAGAAGCTGACAGCTGATTGGTCAAGAGCTGTGGAAGAGGCGGAGCAGAGAGagtctgattggctgagagagaagaag tgtgtgtcaGGTGGTGTGGGTCATCATCAGGCTCAGTTGTTGTCTGTGTGGAGATCTGTGGTTTCTCTGAGACGAGTCTGTCACTCTGTCAAAACTGCAGCCGACAG GGACCTATGGCAGCTGAGGGCGGAGTTTTCTCGTCTCTCGTCGTCTCTTCTGTCCAGCTGTGACTCTGTCTCCTCCGCCCTGAGACTCAATGCTCCTCACATCCaactctccccctcctcctcctctctgcctccccctgaCCTcgctcccccctctcctctctcctccactctctcctccactctgctcctCCCTCATCCAGACTCCTCGGACTCTGagcctcctctcgtctcctcttcttctctgggaACCTTCGTGTTGGCGGAgttggagcagaggagggaggagctggagcgccccctgcaggagaCTGAAGTGTCACAGCTGAAGGAGCG GATTGTGGAGCTCTCTCGCTCGCTGCAGGAGGAGCATGttctgagggaggagagagagagagaggtagagaggcacagagagacagagagaagtctTCAGTCCGTCAGTCGAGCTGTGATCAGTCTG TCCAGAGTCCTGAGCAGCTGCAGtcgttctgtgtgtgtgtcctcggacAGCGTCCTCAGTCTAGACCTGTCCTCCCTGCTGTCTGTCCTGTCTCAGACAGAGAGCACCCTCCAGAGGAGACACCAGGAACTGCAG ggggcGGAGCTCTCTCTGCGGCGGCTCAGTGAGGAAAACACAACCCTGCAGCTCCGAATGAAACAACTGAAAGACGACAACCAGCagcttcagacacacacaaaacactctCAGCtggagctcacacacactctggacaCACTGAGCAG GGAGCGCGAGATGTTGTCTTCGCTGCgtctgcaggtggaggaggtgcagaTGAGcgaagaggaggtgaggagggagaACAACAGActgaggagtgagagagagagacaggaggagaggaacagacgcctggagacagaaacacacagacggTACCCTGCCTTTATCAGAAG AGTTGAGACGGAGTTGTTGGAGAATGTTCAGCTGACGGAGAGAGACTCTCTTCAGCGGATGGAAATTCACACTCtgaag GGGGCGctggagagagagcagctggacaagcagagagcagaagaagagacTGCGGACGCCAGAGACGCTCTGCAGAAG TCCAGGGAGTGTGTTCTACGTCTGTCGTCCGTCGAGTGTGCGTTGAAGCAGGAGGTGGACGAGGGACGTGACGCCGTTGACAAGATGGCCACCCTGAACTCGGCCTTGGAATCAGACAAGCGAGAGctgaacaaacagctgctgcag CTGGGGTGTGATCTGAcagacagccaatcacagctgcacgctctgaggtcagaggtcagctctCTGCACAAAGAGGTCAAGACCCTCACCAGCGACTGCAGCCAACTCAG AGCTCACAAGGAGCTGGAGGCCGACATTGTTCATcaactgagagaaagagggtcagagatggagagaataatggaggagaagaagagagagttgGCCTctctgatggaggagagagagaatgatggacggcagcaggaggag ATGTCCTCTAGGTTTGCATTGGTGTGTGCGGAGCTGAAGGAGGCGCAAGAGCAGCTGCAGCGGacgagagagaaggagaggaagagagagcaggaggagcaggagagagagagcaggaggcagcaggagagagagagcaggaggcagcaggaggacaaggagctgctggagctcag gtctcTGTCGGTGtctctccaccagcagctcgctcagcagcagaaacatcTGTCGCAGTCAGAGGTCGACAGATGTCAGCTGATCACACACGTTCAAACCGTACAGGACGTCAAACAAACCCTGCagg gagAGATGGCGTGTCTGAGAGAAGAGCTAGAGGAAATGACAGCCAGGAGAGaaaggagtgaggaggagagggaggtgctgaaagagaagatggagagactgacagaggaggtggaggagctgaggagaacaaggatggaggaggaagaggagagaaaaaaggagagagcgGCCTGGCAAAGAGAAAGGGAGGCTCTGAATGAGGACTTGGGGATGAGGGATGGAGAGGTGGAAGCACTGAGGAGGCGCAAAGAGGGATTGactgaggaaaaggaggagaggcagagggaggtggagagactGACTGGGGAGTTGATGGAGAGGACTATGCAAATCAGCCAGATGATGGAGAGAATACagcgagcagagagagagagggagaacctggaggaggaggtgaagaagacaGAGCTGAGtttaagagaggaggaggtgaggagggaggacaggaggagagaggacgagaggcagaaggaaaaagagattgAGGCACTCTGTGACCGGATGGAGAGAttagagagggagaaggaggagagagagggggagggggagagatggaggatgagagtggaggaagtggaggaggagatcagCACACTGAGAAaacgagaggaggaagagagggggactGTTGAGCGACTGCTTggcagagtggaggaggtgaagagggagagagaggaggagaggaaaaaaaacgagagactgaaagaggagaaggaggaagctGTAGGAGGACTGTCGAAGAGGCTGAAGGAGAATGTGGGGGAGATGGAGCTTCTGAGGGTGAGGCTGAACGTGGCGAAGGAGGAGtatgaggaggtgaaggaggaggtgcagcGGAGGGAGCGCAGCCTGGAGCGACAGATGAACGccgtgagagagagggaggaggaagtggaggagctgaaggagcGACTGAGGCtgttggaggagcaggaggaggagggagtgagagagcaggaggaggtgaaggagaaaCTGAAGCtgatgcaggagagagaggagcagctggagatACTGCTGAGAGAAACCCAGGATCTcctggaagaggagagaagagagggaggagaaaaagatgaCAGGATCTCCCTCTTGGTtagagagctgcaggaggctcaGGCCGAGTCCGATGGAGTGAAGAGAAGAGTAAGAGAGGACGAGGAGGTAAACGACAGGctagaggaggaggtgaaggagtgGAGAGAGAAGGTCAAGCTGAGTACGACAGAGTCAACAAAGATCAGCAGTCTTCTAAAAGaacgagaggaggaggtgcagcagctgagagaggagagagaggaggagaggaaagaaaaggaggaggagaggagagagagagaggaaaggagaaggaggatgGACATCAAGCTGATGgagttggaggaggagaagagggggctggaggaggagcgagAGCAagaaagggaggagaagaggaggctggaggagaaagtgaaggaggtaaaggaggagcaggaggaagagagggaagaaaagaggaggatggagaacAGACTGAGGGtgatgcaggaggagagagaggtcgAGGAGAAGGAGTTGTGGagggtgaaggaggagaagaggagactTGAGGATAAACTGAAAGAGAGGTTGAAAGAAATGGAGTTACAGAGGGAGGTGCTGAGAAgtaaagaagaggagaagaggaagctaGAAGATGAAGTGAAGAAGACCAAAGAGGAGcaaggagaaaagagagatcaGCACCTGCTGGtggaggagcgagggagggcCAGAGTCAGAGAgctagaggaggagaagacaggaCTGATGGTGGagctgaggaagagagagagggaggtgacagcactgatggaggaggtgaaaagagaacaaagagagaaaaaggatgCACAAGAGGAGGTCCAGAGGGAGCAAAGAAGGAGTGAGGAGACCCTTGATAAGTGGAGGCAGACGGAGGAAATAGAGGAGGAACTGAGGAGGAGTGAAAGGGAGGTGTCTTTACTTACAGAGGAGGTCCAAGAAGCACAGAGGGAAAAGAAGGGGGTGCAGAAGGAActaatgaggaggagagaagaggtgaCAGATCTCAGAGAGGAgttgcagagggagagagatggagcacaggaggagctgaggagaaggagagaggaggtaaCTGGAGcacaaagagagaaggaggagttaGAGGAAAAGCTGAAGAGGATGGAGGGGGAGATGATGGCTCTGAGGGAGGAGGTGCAGAGGGAACAAAGAAAGAATGAGGAAACCGAAGAGAAGTTGAGGCAGACGGAGGAAgtacaggaggagctgaggaggagagagaggcagatgtTTGTACTAAGAGAGGAGGTACAAgcggaagagagggagaagaaggggGTGCAGAAGGAGCTtatgaggaggatggaggagatgacagctctgaaggaggaggtgaaaagagaacaaagaaagaaggaggagacagagaagaatcTGCGGAGGACAGATGAAGAGGTGATAACTCTCGGAGAGGAGGTGCAcagggagcggaggaggagggaggaggtgcaggaggagctgagaggagcTCAGCAGAGTGTAGAGGTGATGACGGAGAACCTGCGCTCCCTGCAGAGTCAG gTGTGTGACCTGAGTCGGAGCAAGGAGCGATCTAAGCAGgaagtgaaggagaaggagcaggagaggcaGCAGATGAAGGAGGGACTGAGGGAGGCGCTGGAGGAGATGACCAAACTCAAAGTGCTCCTGCAG GAGAGccacacagagggagagcgaCTGAGGAGCGCTCTGAAGGACaagaaagaggaggtggagaaccTGAGGACTGTCAGAGAGGAGGTTGAGcgacagagggaggaggttgAGAAGGAAAGAGGACAGTTGGAGGAGCTGAGAGCAAGAACCAAGGccctggagaggaggaggagggaggtgataGAGGGGCTGGAGGAAGCTCTTCATGCTAAGGAGAAGGCAGAGGAGTACAGGAGGGAGGCTGAGGAGTGTTGGAGGAGTAgattggaggagatggaggaggaaaagcGGGTGAAGCTGAGAGAAATCCAGACGGTGAaggagagacatgaggaggTGGTGAAGGAGTGGACGGccaggagggaggtggaggagagcagGGCTGAGCTGAGCCGGGTCAGAGCCACAGCGGCCatgttggaggaggagagagatggacag gaggaggaggagcagatcacgtctctgctgcaggagaagaaggaggtgaagaggcTGCTGAGGCTCCGAGAAACTgag GTGGACACTCTCACTCGGAggacagaggagctggagaaggacaGAGATCGAGTCCGATTGGCTCTGGAGAGAACTGAGGCAGCTGTGATTGACTACAAGGAGAGAAGCCACCAACAGGAGCAGAGCTCAGGGGAGAGACCAAACTCAGGAGAG ggtgTGGGGGACAGACTCGTTGTCCTCCAGCGTCTCGTTGCTGAACTCGAACTCGAACAAAAACGACTGAGCAAGAAAAACTCACATCtggaaaatacaaaagaaaaattgaagagagagagacacacactgagagacacactgagacag gtggaaGACGAGCGAACGAGGCTGAGACAACAGCTGATTGTCAGCAGCAgatctcag gagTCTACagacaccacagaagaagagcgTCTGCAGAGTCGGGtgatggagctggaggagcag GTGAGTCAGCTCCATCTCTCATTGGCTGTGGATCAACAGCAGAGGGCGGAGTTTATCCAGCAGTCGTCCAGAAACAGCGAGTGGCTGCTGTCCCTAAGACATGACCTCAGTGATTCGCTCGCCATCGTCACGCACTGTCCAATCCCATCAGTCCTGGAGTCTGAGACGCAGCGATTGGACCGCagtctgaaggaggaggagctgaggatgtCGCTCAGCCAATCGTAA